ACCGGCTTGGCCAGGTCCCAGATGCTCATCCACGTCTCGGTGACGTGGCGGGGCCACTGACCCTCGCCCTCGGCGGTGAAGTGGGGCATGTCGACGCCCTCGTTGGCACCGCCCAGCTCGTATCCGGCGGAGAAGCAGCTGCCGGCTCCGCGCACGATCATCACCCGCACGTCGGGATCCTGGTCGGCCTGCTGGAGCGCAGCCATGATCTCGGCGCGCAGCTGGTGGCTGAGCGCGTTGCGCTTCTCGGGCCGGTTGAGGGTGAGGCGGCGCACGAACGGTGCCGGGTCGTCGACGATCAGCACCTCGGGCGCCGAGCCGAGCGCCGGGACGTTGTCGGAGCTCGCGGCCTGCGGCGCCACCGTGCCGTACGTCGATTCCACCGCAGCGATCCTCTGGTCGTCGGGGGTGTCGCTCACTTGATCGCGCTCGCATCCATGTCGCCCGAGATCCGCTCGATCGACTTGTCGGGCAGGTCAGCAATCGGCCGGGCGACCTCCTCGACCGTCGGCCCGATGCGCGCCGCCAACGGGGCGAGGGCGTCCAGGTCGAAGCCGTACATCTCGGCGGCGTTACCGGCGAGGATCTTGCGCATCTCGGCCTCGGGGGCAGCGCTGAAGCGGGCCCGCAGGTTCTCGCGGGTGTAGGGGTAGGTGCCCTCGTCGTGGGGATAGTCGCTGCCCCACATGAACTTGTCCAGGCCGATGATGTGGCGGGCGTCGGCGTCGGCCTGTCGGGGCTGGCTGACCCCCATCCACACGTTCTGGTGGAAGTACTCGGTGGCGTCCTTGGGCAGGATGTGGTCGGCCCCGTAACGGATCTCGCCGGTGGCCCCGGTGTCACGGATGCTGCGGATGTTCGTGTCGAGGCGTTCGAGCAGCGGCGGCACCCAGGCACACCCGGCCTCGGTGAGCACCACCTTGAGGCGGGGGAACCGCTCGAAGACGCCCGAGAGGATCAGCTGCACCAGGGGGCGTTCGGTGTAGAACGGCACCTCGTTGATGTAGAGCAGCATCGACACCGGGTAGGGGCCGTAGTCCGGGTTGCCCGAGCCGCTGTGGATGTTGATCGGCACCTCGAGGTCCTGCAGCACCTGCCACAAGGGGTCGTAGCAGCGGTCGTACAGCGGCTTCACCCACTTGACGTCCGGGGCGATGTTGGGCAGCAGGATGCCGCCGCGCAGGCCGTTCTCCTTGATCCAGCGCACGTCGGCGATCGCATCGTCGACATCGTTGAGGAAGATCTGGCCGACGCCGGCACGGCGCTCGGGAAACTCGTTGCACCAATCGACCAGCCAGCGGTTGTGGGCCGTCACCCCGGCATGGCGGTGGCGGTACTCCTCGTCGGTCGGCGGCTTGGCGAACAGCACGAAGCTGGGGAAGAACGGCGGGACGGTGTTGGGGAACACCACCTCGGCGGCGATGCCGTCTGCCTCCTGCTGGGCGTTGCGCATCTCGTTGTCCCAGTTGCGCAGCTTCCGCTTGTCGCCCAGGTCCTTGTACGGGTTCTTGTACTCGCCGCGCCAGGCGTCAAAGTCCGGAACGAACTCGGGGTCGAGGTACTCCCGATAGGCCTGGTGGCTGCCGCCGGCGTGACAGTCGGCCGAAATGATCGTGTAGGGGGCGGCGGCGCTGCCTGCTCGATCGGCTGTCTCGGTGGGTACAGGTTCGGTGAGTGTCATGGGGCCAACCTTCCGTGGAGCTGAGCTGCGACAACCGCGTGCCGGCGACGGATCAGCCCCGCCCCAGGCATCTCCAAGTAGAACACGTTCTCGCTGGCATCGCCAACGACCTCCTCAGCGCGAAAGCCGATTGGTTGACCAGCGGCAGCGCCCTCCCACACCCGTTCCACTGCGCTCCAACTGGATCGACGGCATCAGGCACCTCCCGGCGCGTTTCGTCGACCCGACATAGGCTCAGCCGATGACCTCCCTGGGACGGACCTCGCGACGCCATCCGTTGGGCCTCGGCGTCGCCTTGGTGCTTGCGGCCGGGGCACTCGCTGCCTGCGGCGGGTCCGAGGACGGCCCAACCCCGGGCGGGTCCGGCGGGGCGGACAACCCGAACGAAACGCTCGGCGAACGCACCTGGATCCTCGACGGAACGGGTAGTACCCCTGCGATTACCACCGGTGCCACCGTCACCCTCGTCCACGACTCGGGGAACGTGTCCGGACAGGCACCGTGCAACACCTACCGCACCGAGTTCACCGTCGACGGCGACCGAGTTGAGGTGGGGCCGGTCGCCACGACCAGGATGGCCTGCGAGCCGGAGGTCAACGAGGCTGAGAACGACTTCCTCAAGGCGCTCGAGCGGGTGGACACCGTCGCCGCCAACGGCGACCGATTGACCCTCACCGGCTCCGACGGAGTCGAGTTGATCTTCGACGCGCAGGACCCCGCAACCGCGCTGTTGGGGTCGTGGGAGATCGTCAACCTGGCCACCAACGACGCTCTGGCCACGCCCCTCAAGGGCACCACGCCGACGATCGACTTCGCCGACGACGGTTCCCTGGCTGCCAACGCCGGCTGCAATCAGATCGGGGCCACCTGGGAGCTCGACGGTTCGTCGCTCACGATCGATGACGGCCGGCGCACCTTGATGGCCTGCGCAGACCCGGAGGGCGTCATGGAGCAGGAGGATGCGCTGGGCAAGGCCCTGGACGCCGCAGCCCGGGTGGAGGTCAGCGACCAGCTGATCATCTTCAACTCGGAGGGCTCGATGCTGATCGCGGCCAAGCGGGCCGCCGACGGGTAGCCCGTCCCACCCTCGCGTTCAGTCCCGTTTGCGCATGGCGTCGACCAGGCGGTCGGTGGCGGCGTGGGAGTCGAAGGACAGGCGAGCCATCCAGAAGCGCAGAAACTGGGCCATCGAGTAGCGCACGAACAGCGCCGCACCGACGACAGCGAGGGTCAACCCGATCAGGGCTGCAACGATGGCGTCGCGCTGCTGCAACGGGTTGGTCGTGCTGTGGCTGATCACGTAGGCGACGATGACGACCACGATCGCCGACGCCATCAGCGCCACGCCGACCCACAGCAGCGCGCGGTCCCGGCTGCCGGCGCCGCCGGGCAGCGCCATGTCGGCGATCTCGGCGCTGAAGCGTTCAACCCGGTCCGGCCCATCGGCAGTTCCGGGCGGCTCGGGCGAATACGGGTTCTCGATCGCAGGGCCGTCGGGCACAGGGCTGTCGGTCACGGGGCTGTCGGGCGCTGGGCTGTCGGGCGCTGGGCTGTCGGTCACGGGGCTTCCTCCTTCATCCGCCCAGGTAGGCCTGGGAGAGGCGATCTTCGATGTCATGGGGCCGACCGGCGTCGACGACGTGGCCCTGCACCAGCACGACGGCCACGTCGGCCACGTCGATCACGATGCGTGCGAACTGCTCGACCAACAGCACCGACGTGCCCTCGGCGGCCACCTGGGCCACGGTGTCGTACAACTCGTCGACGATGATCGGCGCCAGGCCCATCGACAGCTCGTCGAGGACCAACAGGGCCGGGTCGGTCGCCAGGCCGCGTGCCATGGCCAGCATCTGCTGCTGGCCACCGGAGAGGGTGCCGCTCGTCTGGTCGATCCGCTGGGCCAGCTGCGGGAACCGGGCGAGCGAGCGCTCCTCGATCTGCGCCCGGTCCTGACCCCGGTGGGTCATCATCCACAGGTTCTCGCGCACGGTGAGGTTGGGGAAGATGCCCCGTCCCTCGGGGATGAGGCACAGGCCTCGGCGGGCGAGGTCGTCGGCCCGGGCGCCGTTCACCCGACGTCCGGCGATGATGATGTCGCCCGCCGAGGCGGGCAGCAGGCCGGCGAGCACCTTGAGCGTGGTCGACTTGCCCGCGCCGTTGGGCCCGAGGATCGCCACCACCTCGCCGGCACCGACGACCAGGTCCACGCCGTGCAGCACGTCAATGCCGTCGTAGCCGGCGTGAACGCCGCGCAGCTCCACCAGCGGGCCGTCGCTCATTGCGCCACCGGCGTGGGCAGATCGGACTTCGGTGCGCCGAGGTAGGCATCGAGCACGGCCGGATCGGTCTGTACCTGCGCCGGTGATCCGCTGGTGAGGATCCGGCCCAGGTTCAACACGTTGACCGTGTGGCAGACCTCCATCACCAGGGACATGTCGTGCTCGACCAGCACGATCGTGATGCCGTCGTCGGCCAGCTCGACGAGCAGGCGCCCGAACCGGGCGGTCTCGGTATCGTTCTGGCCCGACGCAGGCTCGTCGAGCAGCAGCACGCTCGGGTGGCATGCCAGCGCCCGGCCAAGCTCGACCAGCCTGCCGTGGCCGGTCGACAGCGTGGTGACGCGCTCGTCGGCCGCGTCTCGTAGGCCGACCCGGTCGAGGATCGCCTCGGTTGAGGCTGCCGGGTCGCCGTCGTGACGCGCCCAGCGGTGGTGGATGTCGGCGGCGACGCGGATGTTCTCTCGCACCGACAGCATCGTGAACAGCTCGAGCTGTTGAAAGGTGCGGGCCAACCCGGCGCGCGCCCGCCGGTGCATCGACTTGCGGGTGAGATCGACCCCGTCGAGCGTGATCCGGCCCGACGACGGCGTGACCAGCCCGGTGATCGCGTTGAACAGGGTGGTCTTGCCCGCGCCGTTGGGCCCGATCAGCCCGGTGATCCGCCCCTCCGCTGCAACGACCGATGCCGCGTCGAGCGCCCGGTTTCCCCCGAAGGACACGACGACATCGGTCGCCTCAAGCACCCCCATTACCCACCCCCTGCTCGTTGCCCGCCGGCCGCACCTCGAACGGACGCCCGCCGGGCGATTTCGCCCCCACCAAGGCAGCCGGAACGAAGGCCAGGCCGTCGCGGGTGGTGCCGTCGAAGCCCAGCTCGTCGTTCATCGCCGTCAGGTCGGCCGGCGACCACGCCCGCGCGAGACCGGCCCACTCGATACCGGCCCGTTCGAAGTTCGGACGTTCGGGGAGTGCAGCGGTGGCCACCCCGTCGGACGCTGCCGCACCCAACTCTGCGCTCGCAACTGCGGCCGCCACCGGGGCCGGACGAGTCGATCGGATGCTCGCCAACGCACCGGCGACCAGAAACGTCACGGCGAGTAGGAGGGCGAAGGGCCGGTTACCGATCACGCCGGCCAGACGCAGCGCATAGGCACCGACCATCGCCGCCGTCATGGCGACGAGCACCGGTCGGTCCCGGCGCAGCGGAGCCACCCCATCCGACATCAGGGGCACCACGCCGCTGGGGTTGCGCCCGAGCCCAATACCGGCGAGCCCCGGGATGATCGTGTTGACCTTGGCGAACAGGGGGCCGAGGCCCGAGGTCAGGGGGATCAGGCCGAACAGGCTGATCCCGGCGAACAGTGCGCCGCCGATCAGCCCGGCGCCGCCGACGATGACCAGGATGAAGATCGGCAGGCCGGTGAGCAGGTCGTAGCGGGACGGGGACACCGTGCCCAACTGCATGCCGTAGAGCGCCCCACCCAGCCCGGCGATCGCCGCCGACAGCGTGAACACGCCCACCCGCGGCCAGCGCAGATCCAGCCCGAACGTGGCACAGGCCACCTCGCTGTCGCGCATCGCCACCAGTTGCCGGCCCCAGCGGCCCCAACGCAGCGCAGCCACCAGCACCGCAACGACGGCGAAGGCCACCGCCGACAGCATCAACTGCCGGCCCGGGGTGTCGAAGCGGTAGCCGAACAATGACAAAGCGTCGATGCTCGTTGAGTTGACGTTGAACAGGCTGACGTGGATCGGGCCGAGGTCGAAGTCGGGCAGGTTGAAGATCCAGCGGTCCATCGCCACGCCGAAGGCAGCGGTGGCCAGCGCCAGGTAGATGCCGGACAGGCGCATCACCGGCAGGGCGATCAGCGCCCCGACGGCGGCGGCGAACACCATTGCCAGCACCAGGCCGAGCGGGGATCCACCGCCACCGTGGTGGGCGACGGCGATGGCGCCGATGCCGCCGAAGGTCAGCTGGGCCAGCGAGATCTGCCCGGCGAACCCGACCAACGGCACCAGCGACAGGGCGACGATCCCGAGCGAGAACACCGGCCCGTAGGAGATCAGGCTGCCGGCGTCGAGGGTGGTGACCATGACGACACCGACGGCCACCACCGCACCGGCGAGGGCAAACGTTCCGGTCCGTGACGGCGACGGAAAGTACTCACGCAGCTGAGTGCGGGTGCGCAGTCGGGGGTTGGGCACGAACAACAGCGCCAGGAACAGGACGATCACCGCTGCGGCCGGGCGCATCCCGGCCAGGTAGCGGTTGTCCCCGGGCAGGTAACCGGCCAGGTAACCCTCGGTGAGGCCGATTGCGATCGCTCCGACGAAGGTCAGGGGCAGCGATCGCAATCTCCCAAAGATCGCCGCTGCGTAGGCGTTGACGATCAGGAGCGACAGCGACCCGGCCTCGAGCGACAGCGACGGGGCGATCAGGATGCCGCCGACTGCGGCCAGCCCCACGCCGACCGCCCAGCTGATCAGGGCGATCCGGTCGGGCCGGGCACCGTTGAGCAGCGCCAGCGAGCGGTCGTCGACGTTGGCCCGCATCGAGACCCCGATGCGGGTGCGGTGCAGCAGCCAGCGCAGGCCGATCGCCACCCCGATCGCCACCCCGATCGTGATCGCCTGGTGGTAGGTGATCGACGTGACACCCAGGTCCAGCCTGCGACCCTGGTAGAAGGTGCTCATCGGTCGGCTCTGGCCCGGCGTCCAAATCAGGTTGGCCAGACCGATCAAACCGACGAGCAGGCTGATCGACACGACCAGCTTGGTGGCCTCGCTGGTGCCGGCCAGGCCGCGCATGATCACCCGCTCGAGCATCAACCCGAACAGCGGCGCGATCACCCCGATCACCACGAACAAGGCCAGCGGGGTGGGCCAGCCCCACTGGAAACGGATCTGCCAGTATGCGAAGGCGGCCAGCATGCCGATGGCGCCGTGGGCGAAGTTGAAGATCCCCGTCGTCGTGTAGGTGAGCACCAGGCCGCTGGAGATAATGGCGTAGATCGCCGCCAGGGTGAGGCCGACGATCGTGAAGATCAGAAACTTCTCCATTCAGGTCACTCGAGGTCGTCGATCGACTTGCCGACCGACTCGAGGGTGGTGCCCGAGCCGTAGTCGCCGGTCAGCTTGATGATGTTGTCCTTGGAGCAGGAGAACAGCCCATCGTTGGGCTCGAAATCGTCGGGGATGACGAACCCTTTTGGCGTGGCCTCGACCACCATCATGCATTCGGGGCCCTGGTCCTTGCTCGGGTTGGCCTCGGCGTGCAGGCCGCCGCCTGTCCAGTCGGTGACCTTCCGGGCGGCGTCGTACACGCACGCGCGGGTGACGTCCGAGCCGCACTGCTTCACCGCGCCGGCGAACAGTAGCCAGCCCGAAAAGGCCTGGTAACCGAGCAGCGCCTCGTCCTTGCCGTCGGGAAGGAATTCGCCAAACAGATCGAGGTACTGCTGGGTGGCCGGATTGTCCTCGGCGAGGAAGGGCGGCACGACCGAGGCGACGGCGTAGACGTTCTTCACGGCGGCGCCACCCACGTCGATGAAGCCCTGGTCGATCACGTTGGTGCCGGCGAGTATCCACTTGGGCTCGTAGCCGATGTCGGCCATCGCCTGAAGCAGCTTGGCCAGACCTTCGGGCTCACCGGTGTACACCACCCCCTCGACCTTGTCGCTCGACAGCGCCTCGGCAAAGGGCGTCCAGCTGGCCTCGCCCGTCGAGTTGTACTGGGCCTTGTACACCGAGGTCCATCCCAGCTGCTTGGCGGCGTCCTGTGCCTGGGCGTCGACGAACACCAGCGAGCCGATATTGCCGGTGAGAAAGCCGACCCGGTCGGTCGATCCGGGAAACTCGTCCTCCAGGTATCGGAACAGGCCGACCTGCAACTCGTCGATGGCGGCGGGAACCGGCGACACCGACAGCTCGGAGGCGCGCGCCTCGGGCGACACCTGGAAGCCGGGGATTTCGGGGAGCATGCAGCGGAGGCGCTCCTCCTGACCGGTCTCGTCAAACACGCCGCCACTGCCGACGAGCATGAAGTCCTCCTGGCAGGACTCGGTGATGCGCTGCTTGTACTCGGTCAGCTTGGCGTCACGCTCGACGTCCTCAATCTTGCGACCGTTGATGCCGCCGGCGTCGTTGCACCAGGCGGTGAACACCTCGGCCGAATCGAAGATCTCCTGGTTGAGACCGGGGCGTCCGACGAAGCCGGGGTCGGCGATCGTGCCCACCTGGATGGCGTCATCGGTGACCCCCTGAGCGGTCGCCCCCGAGGCGTCGCCGGGCCCACATACGCCCTTGAGATCACCAAAGTCGCCCGCCGCCGTCGTCTGTTCGTTGGGGGCCTGCGTTCCGTTGCCACCCAAGGTGTCGGCGGCGGCAGTGGCAGCGCCCCCGGCGGTGGCGACCGGTGCGGCCGCGCCGGTCTCGACTTCGTTGGCCCCGCGGGTGCAACCGCCGACGAGCACCGCCGCGGCGAGCACTGCCACCGCCGTCCGCTTGTGGAGCGGCGCACCGAACACGACCGGCCTCCGCCGTCCCCCAACGATCATGTCGCGTCCCCCCGGATCTGTGACGAACGCCACCGTACTCGCAAGAACGCGTTCTCGCGCGCCCTTTTGGGTCTAGTCCTCCGGCCGAGCCCCCTGGCGACCCAGCCGGGCGATGGCCCCGGCGAAGACCGTGGCCATCGTCGCTGCGGTCAACCGCTTCTCGACCGAGGTGCGGTGGCCGGGCTGGGGCGACAGGGTCAGGTATCCCAACGGTGGCCGCGTCCGCCGCACGGATGAACCTGATCAGTTGGCGAAGCTCCTTGCGACGCGCCGTATTGCGGGCGGCCAGGCCGGCCAGCCTGCTGCTGAGCACCCCGACGATGATGCCGACGATGACCAGCGAGATGGCGGCGGACAGGTCGTCGCCATCGGAGATGGCCAGCCGGTGGTGCCGATCGCAGCGACGACAACGACCGAAAGCACGAGGATCACGGCCGCCGCGCTGGTGTGCGACCCACGCAACGGGATGGTCGCCGCTGCGGTCGCCGCCGGCAGGGCGACGGCGAGGACGTAGCCGGCGATCAGCCGGGCCCGCTGGAGCGGCTGGCCCTCGGCCGGCTCGACCGTCTCGAAACGGCCGTGACCAACCCGCCTCGATTCGGTTGCGTTGAACGATTCGACGATGCGTTGCAGGGTGCGGTCGAAACGGTTCATCGTTCTTCATCTCCGTCGGTGAGGAATCGGTAGCCCATCCCCGGTTCGGTCTTGAAGTAGCGGGGGTGGGAGGGATCGCCCTCCAGCTTGCGGCGCAGGTTGGCCATGTGGACCCGCAGATAGCCGGACTCGTCGTCGAAGTTCGGACCCCACACGGCGGTGAGTAGCTGACGTTGGGTAACCAGGCGGTCGCTGTGACGCGCCAGGTGTTCCACAAGCTCCCACTCGGTGGGGGTGAGGTGGACGGCCTCGCCGGAGCGCTCCACCCGCTTGTCGGCCAGGTCGATCCGCAGCCGGCCGACGACCACGACCGGGACGGTCTCACCCACCGACGCCGTGCGCCGCAGCGCAGCTCGCATGCGGGCGAGCAGTTCGTTCATACCGAACGGCTTGGTGACGAAATCGTCGGCGCCCGCGTCGAGCGCCTCCACCTTGTCGGCCTCCTCGCTGCGGACGGTCAACATGATGATCGGCACCTCGGTCCACCCGCGCAGGCCGTGGACCACCTCGATCCCGCTGAGATCGGGCAAGCCGATATCCAACAGCACCAGGTCGGGGTGGCGATCGGCCGCGAGCTGCAGCGCAGCGCGACCGGTGTCGGCCAGCACCACGTCAAACTCGCGGGCCTGCAGGTTGGTCGCCAGCGCGCGCCGGATCTGGGGCTCGTCGTCGACCACCAGAACGGTGGTCACGACGCCGCTCCGGCCGGGGAGGGAAGGGGCAGTGCGTCGCTCTTCCCGGCGAGGGGCAGCGACAGCGTTACGGTGAGGCCGCCACCGGGCGTTTCCTCGGCGCTCAGCACGCCGTGCATGGCGGTCATGAAGCCTCGGGCGACCGCCAACCCCAGGCCCACTCCCCCGCTGGTGTCGTCCCCGAAGCGTTGGAAGGGCTGAAACATGGTGGCACGCGCCTCGGGCGAGATACCCGGCCCGTGGTCGACGATCCGCATCACCGCTGTGTCGTCCCGGCTGGTTGCCTGCACCAGGATCTTGCGATCGGCCGGCGAATGAGCGAGGGCGTTGGCCACGATGTTGGCCAGTACCCGTTCGAAGAGCCCCGCATCGGCCAGCGCCGCCGGACCGTCGTCGTCAAGCTCGATCACCACGCGGCCCGTGGGCTCGGACAGGCTGGCCAGAGCAGCGGCGATGACGTCGTCGAGCCCGACGGCACGAACGGTGATTTCGACCGCGCCGGCCTCGATGCGGCTCATGTCGAGCAGATTGCCGATCAGGTCGTCGAGCCGATCCGCCTCCTCGTCGATCGTGCGGGCAAACTCGGCGCGCTGCTCGGCGTTCCAGTCCACGTCGTCTTGAAGGAGGCTGGTCGACGATGCCTTGATCGACGCCAACGGCGAGCGCAGATCGTGTGACACAGCTCGCAGGATCGCTGTGCGCAGCTCGTCGGCCCGGGCGAGAGTTGCAGCGTCGCTGGCCGCCGCCTCCAGCACGCGCCGTTGAAGCGCCTCGACCAGCCGGGCGCCGAACGCCCCCAGCACCCGTCGATCGGCGGCGGTCAGCCCACCCGGCGTCAGGGTGAGCAGGTGGTCCTCCCCCAGCTCGAGTCGCTCACCCTCGGAAGGAACCGGCGTCGAGTCAAGGCCGTCCACGGCGACGACGCTCCAGCTGCGATCGCCCTCACGGACGAAGATTGCGGCTCCGATCTGGCCGAACGTGATGCGCAGATGGGAGAGCAACACCCCCACCGGGTCGTGCTCGCCGACATCGGCCCCGACCACGTCGATGAGGGCCTCCGTTTCAGCACGCGCCCGGGCTGCATCGGCCGTGCGCCGGGCCGTTCGGGCGACGAGCAGGCTGACGAGGCCACCGGCCGACACGAAGGCCGACACCGCAATCAGGTGCTCGGGGTCTCTGATCCGCAGCGTGTACAGCGGCTGGGTGAAGTACCAATTGGCCGCTGCGGTCGACGCAAGCGCAGTGACGAAAGCCGGTCCGAACCCACCGATCGCTGCCACGATACAGACGTACAGCAGGTAGATCACCAGCACCGAGGGCAGCCCGATCGAGTTGCGAGCGGCGTCGAGAACGACGGTCAGGAGCGGCAGTCCAACCACCACCAGCGCCCAGCCGGCAGCCCGCCGCCGACGCGACAGCGGGGACCCATGGCGCCGTGGCGCGGGCGGCAGCGCCGCCCGTTCAGCACCGTCGTCGCGAGAGATCACGTGAACGTCGATCTCGCCCGCCGCTCGGATCACCCGGTTGATCACCGAGCCCCGCACCAGCTCGGACAGCCGATCGCGGCGGGAGGCGCCAAGCACGATCTGGGTGGCGCGCACCGACCCGGCGAAGGCCACCAGTCCCTCGGCGACATCGTCGCTGGTCGTCTCGTGGTAGGTGCCGCCCAGGTCGGCGAGCAGCGTCCGGTGGGCGAGCAGTTCCTCGTTGGGGCCCTCTCGTAGCCCGGTGCCGGGACGTATGTGAACCCCGATCAGGTCACCGTGGCTTCGGCGCGCCATGCGGGCGGCCCGACGGATCAGGTGGTCGCCGCTCGGGGCTCCGGTGATGGCCACCACCACCCGTTCGCGGGTTTCCCAGGTACCGGCGATCCGCTCATCGCTCAGGTAGCGGCGCATCGCCTCGTCGACCTTGTCGGCAACCCACAACAGCGCCAGCTCGCGCAACGCGCCCAGGTTGCCCAGGCGGAAATAGTTGCCGAGAGCCGCATCGACCTTGTCGGGCGCGTAGATGTGGCCATGGACCATTCGGCGGCGCAGCGCCTCGGGCGTCATGTCGACCAACTCCACCTGCTCGGCGTCGCGGACCACCCGGTCGGGCACGGTTTCGCGCTGCCGCACGCCGGTGATCGCCTCCACGACGTCGTTGAGCGACTCCAGGTGCTGAACGTTGACGGTGGAGATCACGTCGATGCCGGCGGCAAGCAGTTCCTCGACGTCCTCCCAGCGCTTGGCATGGCGCGATCCGGGGGCGTTGGTGTGGGCCAGCTCGTCGACGAGTGCCACCTCGGGCCGACGGGCGAGGAGGGCGTCGAGGTCCATCTCATCGAGCACGGCACCGCGATGTTCGATGCGCCGCCGGGGCGCCACCTCAAGTCCCTCAAGTCGATCTGCGGTGTTGCGGCGGCCGTGTGTCTCGATGAAACCCACCACCACGTCGGTACCCCGGTCGAGCCGGCGGCGCCCCTCGCCCAACATGGCATAGGTCTTGCCCACGCCCGGCGCAGCGCCCAGATAGATGCGGAGACGGCCTCGACTCACGACCGAAGTCTACGAACCGCCGCCATTGGCGGCCTCCGCCTGCTCGACGGCCAGGTTGAGTTCGACGACGTTGACGCCGTCATCGCCGAGCACCCCGAGCGGGCGGTGTTGTGTGGCGTCGTCGATCAGACCGGCCACGACGTCGGCATCGAGGCCGCGGTCCACTGCCACCCTGGAGGCCTGCGCGCGGGCGTTGGCTTCGGAAATGTGTGGA
Above is a genomic segment from Candidatus Microthrix parvicella Bio17-1 containing:
- a CDS encoding sensor histidine kinase codes for the protein MSRGRLRIYLGAAPGVGKTYAMLGEGRRRLDRGTDVVVGFIETHGRRNTADRLEGLEVAPRRRIEHRGAVLDEMDLDALLARRPEVALVDELAHTNAPGSRHAKRWEDVEELLAAGIDVISTVNVQHLESLNDVVEAITGVRQRETVPDRVVRDAEQVELVDMTPEALRRRMVHGHIYAPDKVDAALGNYFRLGNLGALRELALLWVADKVDEAMRRYLSDERIAGTWETRERVVVAITGAPSGDHLIRRAARMARRSHGDLIGVHIRPGTGLREGPNEELLAHRTLLADLGGTYHETTSDDVAEGLVAFAGSVRATQIVLGASRRDRLSELVRGSVINRVIRAAGEIDVHVISRDDGAERAALPPAPRRHGSPLSRRRRAAGWALVVVGLPLLTVVLDAARNSIGLPSVLVIYLLYVCIVAAIGGFGPAFVTALASTAAANWYFTQPLYTLRIRDPEHLIAVSAFVSAGGLVSLLVARTARRTADAARARAETEALIDVVGADVGEHDPVGVLLSHLRITFGQIGAAIFVREGDRSWSVVAVDGLDSTPVPSEGERLELGEDHLLTLTPGGLTAADRRVLGAFGARLVEALQRRVLEAAASDAATLARADELRTAILRAVSHDLRSPLASIKASSTSLLQDDVDWNAEQRAEFARTIDEEADRLDDLIGNLLDMSRIEAGAVEITVRAVGLDDVIAAALASLSEPTGRVVIELDDDGPAALADAGLFERVLANIVANALAHSPADRKILVQATSRDDTAVMRIVDHGPGISPEARATMFQPFQRFGDDTSGGVGLGLAVARGFMTAMHGVLSAEETPGGGLTVTLSLPLAGKSDALPLPSPAGAAS